The sequence TCTTTTTAAATATGCTAAGGAGAAGAACATTTATATGGAGAATAATTTCGTTAATAGTGATCACGTTCATACTTTAATAGACCTACCTACAAACCTATCCGTTGAAGAATGTATAAAATTATTAAAGGGGGCTTCTTCACATTATATAAATCAGCAAAGAATGACGGGACAAAAATTTCAATGGGGAATAGGTTATGGTGCGTTCTCTGTCTCCCCTTCAAGGGTTAGTGCGGTGATAAAATACATCAAAAATCAGGAGGAGCATCATCGCCTTAAAAGTTATACGGAAGAGTATCAATTATTTCTAAAAAAATACGGCGTTTTAATAAACGGTTAAAACCGTTAAATCTATT is a genomic window of Ignavibacteriales bacterium containing:
- the tnpA gene encoding IS200/IS605 family transposase, which gives rise to MSKHSHHKIWIHFIWETLDHQKVLSKETRLKISEYLFKYAKEKNIYMENNFVNSDHVHTLIDLPTNLSVEECIKLLKGASSHYINQQRMTGQKFQWGIGYGAFSVSPSRVSAVIKYIKNQEEHHRLKSYTEEYQLFLKKYGVLING